DNA from Chionomys nivalis chromosome 11, mChiNiv1.1, whole genome shotgun sequence:
CATCAATTTTCCAGCCTTCATCAGGAAGCTCTTTACCATTGTGCCATAAGGACCCGTGCATAATCATTAAATAAATACCCAATATACTCTAAAAAACAAATTTAGTCTTTCATATACATTAACACTAAACTAAATTAAGACAACTAGAATAAAATGATTCCACTTTTAAAGTCGTTTATTCATTGTCCCTCTGGACGACAGTTTCCCTCATGCCTCTCCCAGTTTCTCATGCCCTTCGAAGCCACCcaatatccactcctcctccctctctattcAGAAACGGACAGCCTTGACTTGGATATATGCAAGACATTGAAAATGACTcaactttttaatgtttaattaaaatacataagATGTTGACCTGCACGGTTGCATCAAATATCATTAGTATAAAcgtagaaaaataatttacagaaaaattacattacaatttaaatattgtaatgtgtatttaaataaaaattataaccaGAATTCAATTGCATCATTAAATTTCAGCACCTTTCATTGCAATTATTGGATGAAACTTTTCAGTTATTATATGTGAGTAATTTTATGCATGTAAGAAATATCTGTGCTATATATTGTCTAAGACAATATCTTTTAGGAATGAACTCGAAAAATTTTATTGGGGGAGCAGTAAAAAGGGAAGcaataatgcaaataaaaatgtctaaaaagAGGACAGACACTAGCAGAGGATGACTTAAAGAAAGTGAAAAGGATGTGGGAAGATAATGGTAGggaaatcagaaaatggaaactAGAGCCTTCTCTTACTTAAGACACCTGCACACAGCAGGGTCTTCAGAGAACCTAGAGGGGAAGGTTCAGGACTAACAGCCCAGAGGACCAACAGCATCTGCAACATCCACAATGGCCAGACCCTGGGCTTTCCTGATGACCATGGTGCTGATGAGCTACTGGTCAACCTGCTCTCTGGGGTGTGACCTGCCTCAGACTCATAACCTCAGGAACAAGGGAGCCTTGACACTCCTGGCACAAATGAGGagactctcccctctctcctgcctgAAGGACAGAAAGGACTTTGCCTTCCCTCTGGAGAAGGTGGATGCCCAGCAGATCCAGAAGACTCAAGCCATCCCTGTCCTGCAGGAGCTGACCCAGCACGTCCTGGTTCTCTTCAGCTCAAAGGACTCATCTGCTGCTTGGGAGACAACCCTCCTAGACACATTCTGCACTGGCCTCCACCAGCAGCTCAAGGACCTGCAGACCTGTCTGATGCAGCAGGTGGGGGTGCAGGAACCTCCCCTGAGCCAGGAAGACTCCCTGGTGGCTGTGAGGAAATACTTCCACAGGATCACTGTCTAcctgagagagaagaaacacagcCCCTGTGCCTGGGAGGTGGTCAGAGCAGAAGTCTGGAGAACCCTGTCTTCCTCAGCCAAGTTGCTGGCAAGACTGAGTGAGGAGAAGGAATAATTCCTGAGCCAAAGTGGAGGAGAATCTCCTGGACTGGGACACTGAACTTCACTGGACAGATTTCGCCTTCCCCAAGATATCTTTGATTTTGAAATCATTGATTCAATTTGTCTGTAATTGAATTTCCATAATATTAggttctattttatttgtttgtaaggaaatttgtttatttgttagtatgttttatttatttattatctatttatttattagcttttCTGCATGTGTTACTATTTACATGATTGTAACTATTTTATTCCATTACCAAATTTTATATGTTAATTAATGTATAAAACCAATattgttaatttatttcttctatcCAATAAATTTTTTACTATACATGTTTGTTCTTATTTGCAGCCATTAGATCTTTCAAAAAATTTTGATGCTTTTAAACTCATTCTGTCATCATAAATATTGCATATCTGGACTCAATAGAAATAATACTGAAAGCAATATGTACCTCATAGACTTAAGAGGTGAGTTGATACAACCATCTCATAGTTCTTGTTTGTTGATGGTGAAATCTTCCTTCCCTGTATTATATAGCACTCCTTGGTATGTGTAGCCAGCAGCAGAAGGAATCCAGAACTCCTCGACTGAGTCACGCAGTGCCTTTGTCTTTTTGATCAACTCTTCCTAGAATGTACCTTACTCTGATTTCTCTGTCTTCTGATAATTAACATTTGGCTCTCAACCTCTATCAGATTAACTCATTTTGATCGAAATATGAGTGAGatcataaaaccaaaataaaatagcaaGTAATGAGGACTCTTCCTATAACCACTGAGAAACACTGAAATATTGGGCATCAGCCCTGTCTTGGagaaggtttctattgctgcgataaattatgatgaccaaaagcaatgtggggttgaaaaggtttattttggtttaaaatCCACAGTGTATTTCATTACTGAGAGAAAGTTGGGCAGGAACttgaacagggcaggaacctgaagtaAGGGGCTGGTACAGAAATCGAGGAGGAGGACTGCCTACCAACTTGGTTCATGGCCAGCTCGGCCTGCTTTTTTTGATGTTCAGCAACACCTGCCCAGCGCGGTGACCTGAACGATTCCCAGTGACCTGAACGATCCTATAGCAGGAATCAgttaataatataatttatagaCTTGTGTACAGGGTGAATCTGCAGAGACTTCCCTAATAAGATTCCTTCTTCCTAatgatgtcaagttgacattaaaatgATCCAGAGAAAACTACACTAATAATACCATCAAAAAACCTCCTTTGGGATAAATCTAACAAGGGAAGACAAATTCCTCCAAAATAGACAATCCTAATCCCTTGCAATTTCATTTGTTATTAGTATTTTTTAACCCAAGGTTTGGTTACTGCTGCCAGTTGTGCACGGGTACACTGGAATCCAATGGAAAATTGTCAGCTTCTCGGGACTCCCATCACTGAGGACAACTGAatctccctcccccagcagccgTCAGGTGTAGTAAACAGTTCCTCTGCTAGGGGTGGGATTTTCTGACATCCTCCCTGCTTTAAACTGGGGTCTGGTCTGTCTTGATCATATTCAGACTTTGTGCGTGCAGTCACAGCTGTTATCAGCAGGTACAGGCGACTGCTCCATTGCGCCAGCACCACTGATTGGCTGCAGTTATCAACTGTCTCTGGGCGTTGCcatcttcctctgacctctgtgtaaTGACCGCTGACCCTTGGGATCCAGGAAAGCCAGACTGACCATGTCTCAGTCACCTGTTCCCTGTCCATTGACCACTTGTGCGTGTCTGTGCACAGCCGTCTATTGCAAGAGGAAGGTTctctggaggatggagagatgcaCTTGTCCTCTGTGAGGAGTAGAGTGATGTGAGAAACCAGgcagggagacaccatggccattgCTCTTCTCCTACAGCCCTGCTACCTACAGCTTCCTGTTTCCATAGTGTGTTAAGACTGATGTTGTCAAGAGAAAATTATTGAAGTTTTGATGGGGGTCACATTGACTCTTGATCACTTTCAAAATATCACTCAGTTTTatgtaaattcattttattttatagccATTGAACTTtcaattaaaactttattaacattgttgctattgtttcctcattttgatggatttcctttttttattttgctctcaAATGACATCACAATTTCAGTTCAGTTCCACCAAGCAACATCAGTATCTTCTCTCTaggaaactgaaaaaaagaaacaaagcattcAATGCaatgaaaatccaaaagaaatgaCATTCACCATGAAGCCAACATCacaatggaaaaattaaatgagaaattcTGCAAATTGTCAGTACTGAAGCTCTTCTGTCTGATAGAATGCCTCAAAGCTCACCACTGTTCATATTTCACCTGGACAAAGACAGAGGTGATGTCTTTATTTTACTGCTAAAGTCAAACAGGGTGAATATCTGTAATCAAAACTTCCAGATAACTCAAACCCAATCAAGGCACTGTGGTCGGTGTCCTCTGCTCTGCATCTCCACCTAATAACTTCGGGCACAGCAAGCACTCAGGAATTAAATTTGactactaaaatattttttttgaaaaacaacaaatccTTTTCG
Protein-coding regions in this window:
- the LOC130883753 gene encoding interferon alpha-12-like; this translates as MARPWAFLMTMVLMSYWSTCSLGCDLPQTHNLRNKGALTLLAQMRRLSPLSCLKDRKDFAFPLEKVDAQQIQKTQAIPVLQELTQHVLVLFSSKDSSAAWETTLLDTFCTGLHQQLKDLQTCLMQQVGVQEPPLSQEDSLVAVRKYFHRITVYLREKKHSPCAWEVVRAEVWRTLSSSAKLLARLSEEKE